The following proteins come from a genomic window of Coffea arabica cultivar ET-39 chromosome 11c, Coffea Arabica ET-39 HiFi, whole genome shotgun sequence:
- the LOC113717018 gene encoding spermidine synthase-like, whose amino-acid sequence MAEQLVTELPVKRAREEGGEQVGNGVSSVGMADAVNSNSQEEAAQLPDGVSSVIPGWFSEISPMWPGEAHSLKVEKILFQGKSDYQNVMVFQASTYGKVLVLDGVIQLTERDECAYQEMIAHLPLCSIPSPKKVLVIGGGDGGVLREVARHSSVEQIDICEIDKMVVDVSKQFFPDVAVGFEDPRVVLHIGDGVAFLKAVPEGTYDAIIVDSSDPIGPAQELFEKPFFESVAKALRPGGVVCTQAESIWLHMHIIEDIVANCRQIFKGSVNYAWTTVPTYPSGVIGFMLCSTEGPPVDFKHPINPIDANDGRSKTMKPLKFYNSEIHSAAFCLPSFAKKVIDSKAN is encoded by the exons ATGGCCGAGCAGTTGGTGACTGAATTACCAGTGAAAAGAGCCCGTGAAGAAGGAGGAGAACAAGTGGGCAACGGTGTTTCTTCTGTTGGAATGGCTGATGCTGTGAATAGCAATAGTCAAGAGGAGGCGGCGCAGCTTCCCGACGGCGTTTCTTCTGTTATTCCTGGATGGTTTTCTGAGATCAGCCCAATGTGGCCTG GAGAGGCACACTCGCTAAAGGTAGAAAAGATACTATTCCAGGGAAAATCTGATTACCAGAATGTCATGGTCTTTCAG GCATCAACCTACGGGAAGGTGCTTGTTTTGGATGGAGTAATTCAACTAACCGAGAGAGATGAATGTGCATATCAAGAAATGATTGCGCATCTTCCTCTCTGCTCTATTCCAAGCCCAAAGAAG GTTTTGGTTATTGGTGGAGGAGATGGGGGTGTCCTGCGTGAAGTTGCTCGTCATTCGTCTGTTGAACAGATAGACATCTGTGAGATTGATAAGATGGTAGTTGAT GTATCCAAACAGTTTTTCCCTGATGTTGCTGTTGGATTTGAGGATCCACGTGTAGTCCTTCATATTGGTGATG GAGTTGCATTTTTGAAGGCTGTTCCTGAAGGAACTTATGATGCGATTATAGTAGATTCTTCTGATCCTATTG GCCCAGCACAAGAGTTGTTTGAGAAGCCGTTCTTTGAGTCAGTTGCAAAAGCTCTGCGTCCTGGTGGAGTTGTATGTACACAGGCTGAAAGTATATGGCTTCACATGCACATTATCGAAGATATTGTTGCAAACTGCAGGCAGATCTTCAAGGGATCAGTCAACTATGCATGGACTACAGTTCCTACTTACCCAAG TGGAGTGATTGGTTTCATGCTCTGTTCTACTGAGGGGCCACCAGTAGATTTCAAGCATCCAATCAACCCAATTGATGCAAATGATGGCCGTTCCAAAACTATGAAACCGTTGAAGTTCTACAACTCTGAG atccaTTCTGCAGCTTTCTGTTTGCCATCTTTTGCAAAGAAGGTCATCGATTCAAAAGCAAATTGA